TACaagtttttattaaaaatgaatgatggACGCTCGCTTTTGCTCACCGTGCACGTGCCCTAGGTTCACTCTCCCCGAACGGGATGAGATGCAGGTGGACTCCGCGTAGATGGCTTTGACCTTCAGAGGGCCGTGCTCTGTTGACACATTCATCTTGGTGCCCTGGAGCTTCTTGACATCCACTGCCTGTAAACGTACAACTGATCACTACACAGGGATGTACACGATGTATAATCGCAGCTTTTTtgatgttgtttgttttaagtaatagccacaaaaaaaaaaaaaaaaaggaaaacatgaaaCTCAACACTGCTAACGCGTATTTCAGGGTACTGCTGCCCCCTAATGACTGCTGAGTATAAGGACTAACACGTAGAAATAACAGTCATCCTTACACTGTCTCCCCCAGTGCTGATGACCACGTTGCCATTGATTGTGCCCACACCTGTAACATGCCCTTCGTGGGATTGCACCTCAACCTGATGAGCCTGaaataagacaggaaaagaTGAGAAAGGGCGCTCTTTTCAGGATGCTCACAGTTTGCATAGAGAAGACAGATGATTTGAAATAACAGTAGAGGGACAACTGACACTGAACAAAGGTGGTGGCCTACAACATAAACTGCCAGCTACCTGTGATCCAGTCTTGAGATGTCTTTCCAACAACTTGTACCTTGACCGGTGTGACCTTAATGACTCACAGGACAATTTTCAGGACTACCTCCAAAGGGTGTAACTTCAGGTATTTTGACGTAAAAAAGACTAATTATACTGTGAGCCATTTCAAGTATTACATTAGTAATTTAAGTAGTGCATAATTTCCAGGattgttaaaaaaacaagtcCTCATGACATATTTTAtatgtaaggcaaggcaagtttatttatatagcaattCAATTCAACAGCAAAGTGATTCAAAGGgttttacagagacattaaaaaacaaaaacaaataagaacCATAAATAAAAGAGGACAGCTGAATAGCGGAGCATGCATGATGCACATCAATATAATGGATCatgcaaaatgtaaaaaggCAAGGTGAAGCCACTACAATATAAAGGTGCAGGGCAAACAGTGTAAGATGGGGaaattttgtttgtcttttcactAAAATACCCAGAAACTACACATTACTTAAAACTGCTTGGAGTATAATTATTTCTTCGTTCCTGTATAAACTTGAATTTTGAATCTTGAATTTTAAATGCATCGTAATTTCAGGTAAAATACATGGAAAATCAGTTTAATTGAATTACAACCTGATTCACAGGCCAGTGAAGAAGTCCACTTGCCTTCAGCTCAAGTGTTTAAGGATCAACAGTCACAGTCAGTAAATGTTTTGATAGATGAAGGTCAGGGCCGAGCTGTTTTAGCAGAAGAGTGTGTGGTTTGGCTTTGTCTTTGTAACATAAGCAGGCTGGAGAAAGACATAGTGTGGGTAAATTGCTCCAACAAGTAGGACCGACTAATTGCAGGCCTGACATGTGTTGCCAATACCCACCTTGACAGAGTGCAGCAGGCAGTTCCCCTTTTCTGTTCGCACCTTGCAGATATCACACTCCATATTCTTAACTTGCACGCTTCCCTTTCCTTGAGTAGTAATGAAGAGATCTGACAAAATTTCACATACAGAAATTATTCAAAGACGCAGAGCGCAGAATCACTTTAGTGTGGATCCCCTGTCATAGACACACTCACTGCTTTTGAGGGGTGCAGACATTTCGATGGACACGTCGCTGTCCACCGTCTCAGCGGATATTAGGAGCTCTTTGCTCCGGTCATCATAGTGGACCTTTAACCGGTCCAGACTGACTTCCTGCTCCTTGTCTGGCCCGTGGACTGTTATGAAGGCTCGATCAGCCTCGGGGTAGGTGTGCGGGTCCAGCGGGTGGATGGATATGTTGCAGCCTATCTGTGCGCGCACCGTGGTGAAGGGGCTCACTGACAGATCCCACCGCCTCAGAGGCTGCTTCACCTCTTCATGAGCAGGAGACTTTAGAGGGGCAGAGAACGAGAGCGAGCGTGGAGTGTGCAGAGGACACCGGGTGGGTGTGAGAGTCTTGGGGCTGACCGTCAGGGACCAGCAGCGGAGAAGCCCGACAGACCCCCGCTGACCTGCTGATCCCCAAAACATCTCGGTAAATCAACTAATCCACGCCTGACTGTAGCCACAAGACACACTATAAACACGCCATTCACTCGAGATCCGCGCAAGCACGGTTTCAAGACAAAACGTTTCCGGTATGACATTTCAGATTAAAAGCTTCAtgaaaaatatgtgtacaaGAGATCCTAAAAACTGTATATACTGTGTTTACAGCACCTCGGTAATAGCTCTTTCAACACTAAACTCTTATTCATTTACCTTTCTGTGCAATATGTTTATGTTATAAGCAGAAACACTTGTCCTGAGGTTTGCAGTGAGAAAGTGCTTCGTTATGGGttcagaaaaaatatttttatttcaggaAGACAGTTTTCTGGGCACATTCGCAAATCCGGTCCGCATTAAATCCTGACTCTGGCATCTGCCAGTCATTTATTGTATGCATTAATTAATCACAAAGATGTCGTCACAGGATTGAACTAATTTTCTCGAGGTGGGCGGATTGATCTAAATAGCAGTATTATCGATACCAATGTTGGTATCATATCATTGTAGCACTGTAGGATCGATACATTGTTTCTATCATCTAAGTTCAGTGTATCGTCCACTGAACAGTGTGAAAttaatgatttatttgttttaatgaaAAATATACCTCAAACATCCACTATGAAAAGCATCTGaaccttttttgtgtttactgtcATGTCTATTTTAGTTATAGTCTATAGCACATAATTAGCACGTTTTGTTAACTAATTATTAATCACAGGGATTTGATGGTCATTAAAATTTTGGATCATACCAAAATCTACTAGTAATTTCTCAGGTGCTGACACAAAGTCAGCGTAACAGGACCTATTGCCAGGAATCGGCTGACAAACTTTATTGAATATTTCTCAACAATCTTTCAAAAGAAACATCATATTTGCTTTGCACTAAGCTCAAGCTTTCCAAAACCTCTGCTACTCTCTATGCTCTGTGGACTGTCCAATATTAAAAATCATACTTTTCCACGTCACCTTACTTTTTATTTAAGTTTATGATTTTGGGTTGAAGGGAAAGTAATTGACTTCTGGTGTTGCTCCGTGTCACTCTCATACGCTTAACAAACCGGATGTAGAGTCTTGCGTAAACGGCGCAAACTTAGAACCTCCCCTCTACCGGTCCTGTCCAATCAGTAGGATTACGCTATCAGGTCGGAAGTGACGTTAGGTTCGTCGCAAAGGGTGTAGGAAAAAAATGAGTTTGGACCCCTGTTACCGAAGCCTAATATGGTGGAGGTGGAGCAGCCCGTCATGAGTCGGAAGACCCTGGTGTTGCACTTCtagttatttttaatttagctaTATTTGTTATTGGATTTTGGCTAATCTGTGCTGCTGATTATTACAGAGGAAAACGAACTGAATGCAAATGCTTCTGTAAactcattttattcattttaacaaaacaaaagcattcaACACACCACAGACAGCTTCAATCTATGAACTGCCCTTCCAGTACATGTAATAAAAGTCTCTTATGCTACATACCCGTCACGGTGACCAGATCCCAACATACTACATGTGGGGCAAAccatttgttttgttactgacgaaataaatacaaataattaCACAAAACTATGCTGGTGTCAGGGTTGGCATCGGTGTGATAGGAATGACGATTTATTTGAAACCGATGCGTATGTAACGAGCTTTCTAGTCTTTGTGCACTCCTATATTTCCTTATTCTACAGTCCTAATACTCCTACTTGTCATTTCTGTTTGATAAGGACGCATCCACGGATCGCCACATGTTTCTTAAAATGCGGGGCCTTGGTTGGAGTGGAGAGGGGCAAAAGGATAAACATGCCGTGAAGTGGGGCACCTGGTCACCTTGGATTCATATCACTGGTAGAAAAATAACTCTTCACATGAAGATTTCCTTCATTTTCAAATTCCCCTCTCGACAAAAGCAATGTTATCACTTTATTATGGAAAGGTTATAAAAGAAACTAGGCAACCCTGCTTTTGTCACTAGTATATACATCCTGTTATTGTAAACAACACATTATAGAAAACACCACAGGGCGGCAGTGTTGCCTTACTGGTTAAATAGTGTGGAGCGTACACTAGATTTCATTAAACTTTTATGGAGTATCCTGCGGGCTTATCGTTGACGATGGTATTTAAACCCTTGTTTTCTTTCCCCAGCACATCTTATGGCACAAAGTCTTTAGGTCTGATCATCATCCTCACTCTCTTAAAAGACTGTCTCTCATTGGTGGGGTAGTACTCTGATAATATGTTGTGCCATGTCCCCCAGAAAATCCCATTCCGCACACCTTTGTACCTCCCGTCGTAATATCTCCCGTTAAGGTTTGCGCTCATGCAGGCGTCAAACCACCAGCCGGAGCTGTAGTAGGCCCCGCAGTTCCCGGAGGGGTAGCGGTCGTGGTCCCTGTCCGGCGTGGTGAACGCCCTGTTGCTGTGATCGTACTTTTTGCTGAAGCGGAGAGCATTACCTGCGGTGCCCGAGTAACTGTCTACTGTCAGTCTATAGCGCAGGCGTTCGCTGGCCACCTTGAACTGCTCGTACTGCGCATACCCCGTCAACCCGTCAAAATCCTCCAGCTCCACCCGCAGCACCATCTCCCTGTCGCGGGTCAGCAGGTGGATGATGTTGTTGCCCAGCCAAAACTCCCCTCTGTCAAGCTCCCCGAAGCCGGATTGGTATTCTGCCCAGGTGCGGTTGAAGTTCACGCTGCCGTCCTGGCGGCGCTGCAGGACTGTCCACCCTCCACCCTCCTGCTCCATCTCACAGTACACCGAGAAGCTACTAGTGCGGAGGTCAGGGGTCACCAGGTAAAGCccgctttttgtttttcccctgaGCAGGTGATCTGAGCAGTCTCTCGGTAGCATGGTAACTGTAACACAATGGAAGAAATGACACATTTCTTAAAAAGCCAGTAAGCCCTGATTTATTTAAGCCCTGTTTTCTCTCATCTTCTCTCTCTCATATTCCAGGTGATATTATCATCTCGCAGCTGGGATTTATTCGTGAAATGAGCTGGCTGAGGTCACGAGTGCATCAGGTCAGTGGCTTTTCCACCATAAAAAGAGTTACTGTGTGTGAGGGCCTTCAAAGTGGACCTCCACGGTAGATGAAAAGATATCGTTTAAAACAGAAATGGTGTTGGAGGCATACACGTGAAGGAAGTTTAAtaatttcacctttaaaataatTGATTGTCTAGTCCAACTTTCCTATATTTTCctcctgacttttaaaaagaaGGTGAAATGAGGCAATAACAGGCAGTTAGAGAAAGAAAAGCGTGCATTTAAAATCCTATTAACCTTCTGCTTTTACTCTATGATGTCATGGATGctggtaaatgttattttaattaattgctGGGGGAAAAATAGCCACTTGTTGAGTTCACTCTCTGTAAACAGCTCTCCACAAAAGGATGGTTTAAAGCTGTTGGTCTTTGCATAGTTGTGGTTTTATCTTTAGTCATGACATTCATTAGGAGCGACACatttcacacacatgcagattCCTCCTTTGACAAATAATAGCCAGTGATGTATGATACAAATCTGCCCACATAATTATATTATGAGGATCATTAGAGTTTACTATGAGATTGTATTGCTTAATTCCTTTCAGCTTAAGTCATTATTAGTGGTCTTATTTATGTCTTTTTGAGTAGTAATAAAGCAATAAGCATTCAGATACTAATGTGGCACAATTCATTGCACATTTCTCGGCCTTGGGACCTTGAATGTATGCGTGCTTCGCATTTCAAGCCCAGTATAATCTGCATTGATCACTAACATGTCTTGCAGCTGACTGGCAGAAACAGTTTACATTTCAcaagcacacagagacaaaacagGATCAGTGTGATAGAATAAAACAGAATCTCTTGCCTTTAGGTGGTTTGTCTGTTGGCAGTTTGCCGTCCGTGTTGTCAGGCCTGATGCCTCCCTGGTTCTCTTCTGAGTGGTCTTTGTGGTGTATGTTTGGTGGTCTGCCATTAGGACTCAGGCTGTTATTGAAGAAAGCAGCCACCTGGTTGATTTTCACTCGTAACTCACGTGCACTGGGAGTGGAAGCCTCGGCAGCGAGCTCGGGGTGCTTGGGGCCAGGGGTGGTCGCAGTTGTTGACCTGAAGTCAGGGCTGGGTGGAGAGATGGTGTGAGATATGGGAGAAGGAGATGTAGAGAATGCAGGAGCTATTTCTTCCATCTTGTGATGTTTCTCAGTTTGTGTGTCTGAGCCAGAATTTGTCTTTGACTTTGAGGATCCTGGAGTGGTGCTAGGGATAACACTTGTGAGGATCCCACTGatgattttgtttggttttgttgtcATTGGGATTGATGCTGGTTGACTGGCTGTTTGTGGCCTCAGATCAGACACAATCCTGTTGTTTGGGCTCATAGTGGAATCTTTAGGCTGACTTTGAAGGTGAGGGAAGGCTCCATTTTCCAGACTGTTGGAGGTCTTTGGACCTGGAGTGACAGTTTTACTTAGACTGGGATTGAACTCTCTGTCCCCTGGGGAATGAGTCACTTCAGCAGTATGCTTTATGGGGCCAGATGTAGAAGGCGTGTTGATTTGAGAGGTTTGGGTGTGATCTGAAGTAGTCCAGCTGATGTTAGGTGGATCTGTTTTGGTCTTTGGACTTAGCTTTGGTTGCACTGCTGGTTTTGGCCTTTGAACTGGTGGTGCTCCTGGCCTAACTGTAGGCATGCTTCGTGGTCGGTAAATGAAGGGAAGCCTTGGTTTTGACGTTCTATTGGACTCTGCCCGAGGTGCAGGCTTGGCATTCAGATTAGGCGTTTCTCCAAGCTTAGGTGTTTTAAAGTTGTGACTGGTTTCTGGTGGTTTGGGGCCAGTTTTGGGCCTTACATTCGGTTTTGGCTTGAAGCTTGTCCCAGGTTTTGTATGGCTTGGTTGGTTGGGCACTTGATCAGGTTTGGGTTTTGTAGGGATGTTCTGTCTGGCTTTAGGCTTTTGGTTGGGGGGTGTTTTCATGATCTCAGGCATGGTTTTCTTTCCTGGTGTTGGATCTTGATTAGAATTAGACATGTGTGATGGATTTTCATCAGATGTCTGCTTTTGTTTAGGTTTTTCTGTGTAGCTAGCTGTTGGACTTTCTTTTGATTCAGGCTCTTGGACAGGTTTGGGTTTTGTGGAGATCTTCTGTCTGGCTTTAGGCTTTTGGTTGGGGGGTGTTTTCATTAGATCCGATATGGTCTTCTTTCCAAATGTTGGATCTTGATTAGAATTAGAGACGTGTGAGGGATATTCATCAGATGTCTCATTTTGTTTAGCTTTTTCTGCATAACTAGCTGTCGGACTTTCTTTTGATTTAGGCTCTTGGACAGGTTTGGGTTTTGTAGGGATGATCTGGGTGATTTTAGGCTTTTGGTTGCCAGGTGTTTTTGGTAGATCAGGCATGGTCTTTTTTCCAGATGTTGAATCTTGAGTAGAATTGGAGATGTATGAGAGATTTTCATCAAATGTCTCCCTTTGGTTAGGTATTTCTGTGTAGCTAGCTGTTGGACTGTCTTTTGATTCAGACGTTTGGGTGGGTTTAGGTTTCACGGGAATGTTCTGGCTGGTTTTAGGCTTTTGGTTGGGGGGTGTTTTCAGTAAATCAGGCATGGTCTTCTTTCCAGTTATTAAATCTTGATTAGAATTAGACACATGTGAGGGATTTTCATCAGATGTCTCATTTTGTTTAGGTTTTTCTGTGTATCTTGCTGTTGGACTTTCTTTTGATTCAGGCTCTTGGACAAGTTTGGGTTTTGTAGGGACATTCTGTCTGGTTTTAGGCTTTTCCTCAGGGGGTGTTTTCAGTAGATCAGGTGTGGTCTTCTTTCCAGATGCTGGATCTTGATTAAAATAGGACACTTGCGATGGATTTTCATCAGATGTCTCATTTTGTTTAGCTTTTTCTGCATAGCTAGCTGTTGGACTTACTTTTGATTCAGGTTCTTGGACAGGTTTGGGTTTTGTAGGGATGTTCTGTCTGGTTTTAGGCTTTTCCTTAGGGGGTGTTTTCAGTAGATCAGGTGTGGTCTTCTTTCGCGGTGTTGAATCTTGATTAGAATTAGACACTTGTGAGGGATTTTCATCAGATGTCTGCTTTTGTTTAGGTTTTTCTGTGTAGCTAGCTGTTGGACTTTCTTTTGATTCAGGCTCTTGGACATGTTTGGGTTTTGTAGGGATGATCTGGGTGATTTTAGGCTTTTGGTTGGGGGGTGTTTTTGGTAGATCTGGTGTAGTCTTCTTTCCAGATATGGGATCTTGATTAGAATAAGGCACTTGCGATGGATTTTCATCAGATGTCTCATTTTGTTTAGCTTTTTCTGCATAGCTAGCTGTTAGACTTTCTTTTGATTTAGGCTCTTGGACAGGTTTTGGTTTTGTAGGGATGTTCTGTCTGGTTTTAGGCTTTTGGTTGGGGGGTGTTTTTGGTAGATCAGGTATAGTCTTCTTTCCAGATATGGGATCTTGATTAGAATAGGACACTTGCATTGGATTTTCATCAGATGTCTCATTTTGTTTAGCTTTTTCTGCATAGTTAGCTGTTGGACTTACTTTTGATTCAGGTTCTTGGACAGGTTTGGGTTTTGTAGGGATGTTCTGTCTGGTTTTAGGCTTTTCCTTAGGGGGTGTTTTCAGTAGATCAGGTGTAGTCTTCTTTCGCGGTGTTGAATCTTGATTAGAATTAGACACTTGTGAGGGATTTTCATCAGATGTCTCCTTTTGTTTAGGTTTTTCTGTGTAGCTAGCTGTTGGACTTTCTTTTGATTCAGGCTCTTGGACATGTTTGGGTTTTGTAGGGATGTTCTGTCTGGTTTTAGGCTTTTGGTTGGGGGGTGTTTTTGGTAGATCAGGTATAGTCTTCTTTCCAGATATGGGATCTTGATTAGAATAGGACACTTGCATTGGATTTTCATCAGATGTCTCATTTTGTTTAGCTTTTTCTGCATAGCTAGCTGTTGGACTTACTTTTGATTTAGGCTCTTGGACAGGTTTTGGTTTTGTAGGGATGTTCTGTCTGGTTTTAGGCTTTTCCTTAGGGGGTGTTTTCAGTAGATCAGTTGTAGTCTTCTTTCGCGGTGTTGAATCCTGATTAGAATTAGACACATGCGAGGGATATTCATCAGATGTCTCATTTTGTTTAGCTTTTTCTGTGTAGCTAGCTGTTCGACTTTCTTTTGATTCACGATCTTGGACAGGTTTGGGTTTTGTAGGGATGTTCTGTCTGGTTTTAGGCTTTTCGTTAGGGAGTGTTTTCATTAGATCAGGCATGGTCTTCTTTCGCGGTGTTGAATCTTGATTAGAATTAGACACTTGTGAGGGATTTTCATCAGATGTCTGCTTTTGTTCAGGTTTTTCTGTGTAGCTAGCTGTTGGACTTTCTTTTGATTCAGGCTCTTGGACATGTTTGGGTTTTGTAGGGATGTTCTGTCTGGTTTTAGGCTTTTGGTTGGGGGGTGTTTTTGGTAGATCAGGTATAGTCTTCTTTCCAGATATGGGATCTTGATTAGAATAGGACACTTGCATTGGATTTTCATCAGATGTCTCATTTTGTTTAGCTTTTTCTGCATAGCTAGCTGTTGGACTTACTTTTGATTTAGGCTCCTGGACAGGTTTTGGTTTTGTAGGGATGTTCTGTCTGGTTTTAGGCTTTTCCTTAGGGGGTGTTTTTGGTAGATCAGGTGTGGTCTTCTTTCGCGGTGTTGAATCCTGATTAGAATTAGACACATGCAAGGGATTTTCATCAGATGTCTCATTTTGTTTAGCTTTTTCTGCATAGCTAGCTGTTGGACTTTCTTTTGATTCAGGCTCTTGgacaggtttttgttttgtagggATGATCTGCGTGATTTTAGACTTTTGGTTGGGGGGTGTTTTCGTTAGATCAGGTGTGGTCTTCTTTCGCGGTGTTGAATCTTGATTAAAATAAGACACTTGCGTTGGATTTTCATCAGATGTCCCACTGTAGCCAGGTTTTTggtcagttgttgttttttctccacCTTTTGaccatttttctattttttgatTTTGGTCCGGCTTCTCAGTTTTTGGATTATGGACTATTCCCTTCTCGGATTTCGGTTCAATCTCGGTTTGATTAGTAGCAGTAACTTGATCAGGATATTCATCAGATCCGGCCGTGTTTGCATTCTGAGGTCTGTGATGTGGCGGAGGTGTCCAAATAGGAGTCACAGTCTTTTCATTAGGTTTTGACTTTTGAGTAGGTAACTTGTTTTGATCAGATGTATAATTTTGGCCATATTTAGGTATAGAATCGTTATTCAAATTTTGATCAGTGGGTAAAATATGAGGGGGAATTCTTTGCTTAGGTTTTGAAGTTTCGACTCCTTTTGGGTCTTTGCCAGGTTGAGGTTTAGGTCTTTGGTCGATTCTGGGTTTGTGGTGAAAAGGATGCTTCTTTTGGTTGTATTTTGGTCTTTTGCCAGGCTTTGGTCCTTGGCCTGGCAGAGGTTTTGCTCCAATCTTAGTATTTGAGCTGATGTTCTTTTTAGCTGTCCAGCGGCTGTCATCTATAGCTCCTACAGTTAAATCCTGATGATGAGCTGTGGTGACTGTAGTTGTCGTAGTTGAACTaatgtgactgtggaggcctgACCTGGATGTAGTAGTTTGATTGGTTATGTGTTGTCCACTCCCTGTGCTCATTGTAGTTTCTGTGTGAGTATTTGCATCAGCTTTTGGAGGCTTAGAAATCCCAGCTGCTACAAGGCCTGTGTTTTGGGTTGTTATCTCGTGACTGACATCTGTGATATAATGCAAGGTGGAGCTGGGCATTGGGGGAGATGGAATAGATGACGTAGCTTCATTCGAGTCCACAGAGTCTAGCCCTAGAGCTATATTAATTGTAGAGTGAGGAGTTGGGCTGATTGAAACAAAGTCTGTCCTTTTAGTTGCTTCGCTGGATGGTAATTCTCTATCGTCTCCCTCTCCACTCTCTGTCTCTTCGTCTTCTGTTTTGATCTCCTTTCCCGTCTCTCTGCCCTCGCCCCCCTCTTTTatagtcttttctttttcagtgtgcCTGATTTTTTCGGTCTGTTTTCGTTCCTCATTATTTTGCTCTACTTGTACTCTCTTttccatttcctttttcttctcctccctGCTCTGCTCTTGCTCCTGATTTGTATTCTCATCATGGTTCTCTGACATCTTTATCCTATCACTGGCTGCAGTTTGGgtctctgtttcctctgtttTATCTTGCCACACGTGATGACCActttcttcagttttatttacattagtgaaagtctttctttcttttccatgCTCCAGATTATTCTCTTGATATCCCTTTGAATTCTCTTCTCCGGCGGTGTCtttatttctgtctctctccccctGCCTATTGTTTTTGTCAGCAACATTTTCTCCTACTGTTCCCTCATTTACACCACCAGTTGTTACCTTTGTTGGAACTACTTTGTCCTTTCCTTTTCCTCTGTCTGATTGAGTTGTTCCGTCAGTTTCCAGCACTTCTGTCAGAGTTTCTTTTATGAGTCCTCCattgctctctctttctgtctcccatttctttctttctttctcttccagAGTGCCTGTTTTTTCCGAGTCT
The Maylandia zebra isolate NMK-2024a linkage group LG7, Mzebra_GT3a, whole genome shotgun sequence DNA segment above includes these coding regions:
- the fam185a gene encoding protein FAM185A; protein product: MFWGSAGQRGSVGLLRCWSLTVSPKTLTPTRCPLHTPRSLSFSAPLKSPAHEEVKQPLRRWDLSVSPFTTVRAQIGCNISIHPLDPHTYPEADRAFITVHGPDKEQEVSLDRLKVHYDDRSKELLISAETVDSDVSIEMSAPLKSNLFITTQGKGSVQVKNMECDICKVRTEKGNCLLHSVKAHQVEVQSHEGHVTGVGTINGNVVISTGGDSAVDVKKLQGTKMNVSTEHGPLKVKAIYAESTCISSRSGRVNLGHVHGETTVKNACGDTVIDGSNSFLKVSSDSGGIDVYVGDGGSAELHSQQGAVSVRVPSSLRAGVRLCGTSVDISPEVVLHGVENNTSEGHTTVTGYMNVESPANQWVKAQADRGSIRLTVQSWFESRRLVS
- the LOC101464508 gene encoding uncharacterized protein LOC101464508 codes for the protein MRLTALCVCGTLLAFSSLSWITADSDEGILLVDKGFGPCTVTLTPGGQCRQVQHENTCPYLLTLPPLRIHLPQQLKELEKIVEDLQKLKDSVDELREICADCTVSQTERECGRHRENERETLSEETDRREDDRNWVNERLQENGFKQECSTVSVMEGDGDSEKTGTLEEKERKKWETERESNGGLIKETLTEVLETDGTTQSDRGKGKDKVVPTKVTTGGVNEGTVGENVADKNNRQGERDRNKDTAGEENSKGYQENNLEHGKERKTFTNVNKTEESGHHVWQDKTEETETQTAASDRIKMSENHDENTNQEQEQSREEKKKEMEKRVQVEQNNEERKQTEKIRHTEKEKTIKEGGEGRETGKEIKTEDEETESGEGDDRELPSSEATKRTDFVSISPTPHSTINIALGLDSVDSNEATSSIPSPPMPSSTLHYITDVSHEITTQNTGLVAAGISKPPKADANTHTETTMSTGSGQHITNQTTTSRSGLHSHISSTTTTTVTTAHHQDLTVGAIDDSRWTAKKNISSNTKIGAKPLPGQGPKPGKRPKYNQKKHPFHHKPRIDQRPKPQPGKDPKGVETSKPKQRIPPHILPTDQNLNNDSIPKYGQNYTSDQNKLPTQKSKPNEKTVTPIWTPPPHHRPQNANTAGSDEYPDQVTATNQTEIEPKSEKGIVHNPKTEKPDQNQKIEKWSKGGEKTTTDQKPGYSGTSDENPTQVSYFNQDSTPRKKTTPDLTKTPPNQKSKITQIIPTKQKPVQEPESKESPTASYAEKAKQNETSDENPLHVSNSNQDSTPRKKTTPDLPKTPPKEKPKTRQNIPTKPKPVQEPKSKVSPTASYAEKAKQNETSDENPMQVSYSNQDPISGKKTIPDLPKTPPNQKPKTRQNIPTKPKHVQEPESKESPTASYTEKPEQKQTSDENPSQVSNSNQDSTPRKKTMPDLMKTLPNEKPKTRQNIPTKPKPVQDRESKESRTASYTEKAKQNETSDEYPSHVSNSNQDSTPRKKTTTDLLKTPPKEKPKTRQNIPTKPKPVQEPKSKVSPTASYAEKAKQNETSDENPMQVSYSNQDPISGKKTIPDLPKTPPNQKPKTRQNIPTKPKHVQEPESKESPTASYTEKPKQKETSDENPSQVSNSNQDSTPRKKTTPDLLKTPPKEKPKTRQNIPTKPKPVQEPESKVSPTANYAEKAKQNETSDENPMQVSYSNQDPISGKKTIPDLPKTPPNQKPKTRQNIPTKPKPVQEPKSKESLTASYAEKAKQNETSDENPSQVPYSNQDPISGKKTTPDLPKTPPNQKPKITQIIPTKPKHVQEPESKESPTASYTEKPKQKQTSDENPSQVSNSNQDSTPRKKTTPDLLKTPPKEKPKTRQNIPTKPKPVQEPESKVSPTASYAEKAKQNETSDENPSQVSYFNQDPASGKKTTPDLLKTPPEEKPKTRQNVPTKPKLVQEPESKESPTARYTEKPKQNETSDENPSHVSNSNQDLITGKKTMPDLLKTPPNQKPKTSQNIPVKPKPTQTSESKDSPTASYTEIPNQRETFDENLSYISNSTQDSTSGKKTMPDLPKTPGNQKPKITQIIPTKPKPVQEPKSKESPTASYAEKAKQNETSDEYPSHVSNSNQDPTFGKKTISDLMKTPPNQKPKARQKISTKPKPVQEPESKESPTASYTEKPKQKQTSDENPSHMSNSNQDPTPGKKTMPEIMKTPPNQKPKARQNIPTKPKPDQVPNQPSHTKPGTSFKPKPNVRPKTGPKPPETSHNFKTPKLGETPNLNAKPAPRAESNRTSKPRLPFIYRPRSMPTVRPGAPPVQRPKPAVQPKLSPKTKTDPPNISWTTSDHTQTSQINTPSTSGPIKHTAEVTHSPGDREFNPSLSKTVTPGPKTSNSLENGAFPHLQSQPKDSTMSPNNRIVSDLRPQTASQPASIPMTTKPNKIISGILTSVIPSTTPGSSKSKTNSGSDTQTEKHHKMEEIAPAFSTSPSPISHTISPPSPDFRSTTATTPGPKHPELAAEASTPSARELRVKINQVAAFFNNSLSPNGRPPNIHHKDHSEENQGGIRPDNTDGKLPTDKPPKVTMLPRDCSDHLLRGKTKSGLYLVTPDLRTSSFSVYCEMEQEGGGWTVLQRRQDGSVNFNRTWAEYQSGFGELDRGEFWLGNNIIHLLTRDREMVLRVELEDFDGLTGYAQYEQFKVASERLRYRLTVDSYSGTAGNALRFSKKYDHSNRAFTTPDRDHDRYPSGNCGAYYSSGWWFDACMSANLNGRYYDGRYKGVRNGIFWGTWHNILSEYYPTNERQSFKRVRMMIRPKDFVP